ATCAAACAAGACGCCATACCAATTCTGAATTCAAAATTACGACCAATCGAGATTCGTACTTACAATTCTTGTTTGCTTCTCCTCGTAGTTCTCATCAGATTCTCTGTCGAACTACAGCCTCATATACTTCTGCACGAACAAATGCATTGGACACCCCCGAGGGACATAATTCTTTAACAGGTGGTTTGTGCTTTCACTCCTTTGTTTGATGGTCATCTTTGCACATAACACGCCTTTGAAATAAGGTCCCATTTATGCCTAATCTCGAACAGTTGCGTCATGTATGGGTGTGTTCTTAGCTTGTACTTTTCAAGCAACATGTACCACCCGCTCTCATATTCATACTCTGTTAGCATGTGGTTCACCACATTATGGAACTCTGCTCGGAACTCACTTTTCTTGGTGTACAAAGCACCCAAGGACTCCTTTGCCTTTTTTAGGACGTGCCACTTGCACCACCTGTGCGTGGTGTCCGAGATTCTGCTCTTGATCGCTAGCTCCATGGCCTGGTTCTGGTTTGCATAAAACGAAGCCCAAACTTTAGCTTTCTCTAATTGCTTTCTTGCCTGTTAAACATTTCAACATAAGCAGTGATGACATGACAATATGTGACGAATTTACCTGTAAGTATGGTCACCGGTGGAGCATCACCCATCATTCTCAGAAATTCGGAGAAAACCCACTCAAAACTCTTCGCTGTCCGCGAACCAGAACTCCAGTCAATATGGTACTCTGGAAATGATTGTTAATACCGACAAACAACCCAAAAGGCATGTCGTACAGGTTTATCCTACACGTGGTGTCAAATGTTATGACATCTCCAAGAAATGTGTACTGAAGCCTACTTCTGCCGCTAGCCCACATGAGGTTCTCAATCCTGCCATCATTATCAGGTTGAACTCTATGCAATGTGGGATCCTTCGCTCCAATCTCTTCAAACACATGCATCGTCTTCCTCATATAGTCGTTTGCCTGTTCCCTATTTATCTTCTCACACAGATTACGCAAAGACCTTTTCATGAATGGAACATTCCCTGCTGTAAACATGAATATGCTTGTGTGATGTCCAGTGGATCGTTTCCCCAAAATTAGGCGAAGGTGAATGGTTATGACTCTCTCTGTGCTATGCAATGTACAAACACTTTCCCTCGGCCCACAACAATCTTATCGGAGCTGGACATTCACACCGGCAGGACCTTGTGTTCTCTACACCAGCCTTCCCCTGGACCATGAATACAATTTACCGTCAATGCacgtgtagcgacccgacccaaatggatcaagtctctgtgcttaagtgtcatctttggatcggtatgctgacacacac
This sequence is a window from Aegilops tauschii subsp. strangulata cultivar AL8/78 chromosome 7, Aet v6.0, whole genome shotgun sequence. Protein-coding genes within it:
- the LOC141027469 gene encoding protein FAR1-RELATED SEQUENCE 5-like, whose translation is MHVFEEIGAKDPTLHRVQPDNDGRIENLMWASGRSRLQYTFLGDVITFDTTCRINLYDMPFGLFVGINNHFQSTILTGVLARKQLEKAKVWASFYANQNQAMELAIKSRISDTTHRWCKWHVLKKAKESLGALYTKKSEFRAEFHNVVNHMLTEYEYESGWYMLLEKYKLRTHPYMTQLFEIRHKWDLISKACYFDRESDENYEEKQTRIGRPLIRVKLAIERHASKIYTRAMFEQFGHTYCTSAEHIGFKRLRNTRRVRFLSCKGNISKTYSEEVAKDARDVLPPHLTWYQWDNMQNNPFSYMHFTMYMHAMELARLGDISVDVYNRLMDLFKSNLTVMLPYVEVRDGLGLEDGS